ATGTACAATGTGCATACAAGAATATTcacgatatatatatatatatatatatatatataaatatatgccttaagctaattaaaataaaaacgtaaaattttaaatgtttaatGTGCAAAAATGCTCCTACTTTTGTGCATAAATTTTTGTACTGCCAAAGGAAGAGTTTATATTCCgagttaatttattttttttattttactttttgcaGTTTGCCTGGTTCTTATTGTTTTTACAATGCGGGGTTTGTTCCTTTtgtttgcttttattttactatattttgctatattttgctatattttgctatattttgctatattttgctatattttgtatattttgtatattttgtatattttgctatattttgtatattttgctatattttgtatatttgctatattttgtatattttgtatattttgtatattttgctatattttgtatattttgctatattttgtatattttgctatattttgtatattttgtatattttacaattttttattttaattttttaattttttttttatttttcttacaaTAATTCATCATTTTTGCCCTACCtttgtaatttaattttatggaactttttttttcttttttttctttttttttttctttttttttttttttttttttttttttttttttttttttattatattattattatattatattttattatattatattttattatattatattttattatattatattttattatattatattttattatattatattttaattttaatttttttttgtttgttctCTCAAAGGAATTCTGCCCGTACGAATTAACTTATATCGCGTTggaaaattttcattttaagtTGTCATTTTGAatgttcattatatattcgTTATGACaaagaagtaaaatattaaatatatagcaattcaattttttaaaaaacaaaagagtAATTTGAGTTGACGAGTTTTTAGTTGTACCAAATGCACCATTATTTTTGTGTGAGCACACGTAcgttatatgtatgtatgtacatttgtaggtatgtacatttgtatgtatgtacatttgtatgtatgtacatttgtatgtatgtacatatgtatgcatttgTAAGATATACACTAaaggtaatatatatatatatatatgcttacaCACGCACCCCCAATATGTAATGGAAAATAGTATGGCCCAAAATACGCTTGGCAtacaagaaaatattttttcctttttttttcgaattttAAAAACGTGATATagttttactaattttttaatgtcaTCTTTTGTTTAGTAAGTAATAGCAAAGAGGGACAACATAAATATGAGAgaggataaaataaaatattttttcttttttcgtaatgcataatattattacgcTTATGTATGCTTATAataacacatatacacatatacggATAACTGCACACACATATGTAGGTCGACATCATACGTCTCTCACTCTATGTTTACAAAAgcaaatggaaaaaagagCTATTCCACATTACGCATcccaccttttttttttaaaaagaattataaagCTCTTTAATTTCGATGTTTGTTAAGGTATAAATTGTTAtttcgaaaaaaaagaaaaatttcgaaaaaaaagaaaaatttcgaaaaaaaagaaaaaaaagaatgaataaatgaatgaaaggaaagaagggaaaaaacaaaaagcaAGAAATGTGCGAAATGGATGGAAAAAGAGGAGTGACAAATGGCATGATGCATGGCTTGATAAACGGCTTGCCTGTGTTGCAGCCGTAGTGCAAAATCCGCATGGCACATACCTGTTTCACAGTTGATAATATTATGCAGTCGTATATATCTCACATGGAAAAATATTCTAACCCATTTCAACGATGTGAAAATCTACCAAACATTTAACATATCTCTTTCATTCATCCATCCAACCAACCAACCAACCAGCCaacttatcattttttttttttttttttttttaaatttaattattcaaCTGAAAATATTTGAATTCGTACGCTAACTTTCCCTTTGCAATTACTCTCAAAAAATCCCTAATTTGCTGCACCTTTAGGTATTTCTTGGCCAAGTActacaaaaaaataggaaGTAACAATGACAAATATACGTGCGTATTACATCGTACATGGCAAGTATTAActatatgcacatattatGTGTACATAGAGTATGTATGCAATATATCCATGGagtgtatgtacatattgtATGCGCACACATTGTGTGCAAGTGGAAAAAACGCATTGCTTCCAAACCTTTATATATCTCTTCGAGAAGGGGATATGAACtgtaatgtatattttgtaGTCATCAGAGGTCACTACtaccttattttttaaattatttgttttcttatctacctttattttatccttaaaaaattgttcCTATCATAAAAAAGGGGGGGAAAAATGTATAACTCGTGAAAATATGTGAAGTGTTAGGGGAACGGAATATCAATATGGTAAAGGCTAAGCAATAGCAGCATGTACATGATTATGtgcagatatatataatacatgaaaaaaaaaaaaaaaaaatcattacgatgtatatatttatatatatcacgcAATGATTCCGTTTCGTCTAATTCAGATCAATTAGGATTAGCTTGATCTGATATAATTTCgtatttttcgtttttttcgtatttttcgtttttttcgtatttttcgtatttttcgttttttcgtatttttcgtttttttcgttttttcgtttttttcgtatttttcgtttttttcgtatttttcgtttttttcgtatttttcgtatttttcgtttttttcgtatttttccATCTATTCCTCTTTCCTCTTTCCTCTTTCCTCCTTCCACTttccttttgttttattcttttttttttcttgcttTTTTTTCCGCCCTAAAAGTCATATTCAACTCACCAGTCCGCTAATGTCAAGAATCGTATCCTTCACCGGTTTTGTGCAATCCAGAATGTACTTTATCCCCTTGGTGCTTTTAACTGCTTTGGATTTCTTTCCAACAAACTTTTTGATCTTCTTTAcagtttttttcttttgctttttgGATCCTTTCGATTCTTTCTTGGCTACCATTTTGTTAATGtatgaaataaatgtattatttgaaaaacgAGAGAATCGCAAATAGGAGGATTGGTATCAGGGGCAAGATTAATTAAAgcgataaaataaatacacaaaGTAAGGCGGCACAAGGTAATGCA
The sequence above is drawn from the Plasmodium malariae genome assembly, chromosome: 5 genome and encodes:
- the PmUG01_05024400 gene encoding 60S ribosomal protein L22, putative, producing MVAKKESKGSKKQKKKTVKKIKKFVGKKSKAVKSTKGIKYILDCTKPVKDTILDISGLEQFFKDKIKVDKKTNNLKNKVVVTSDDYKIYITVHIPFSKRYIKYLAKKYLKVQQIRDFLRVIAKGKLAYEFKYFQLNN